CTTTTTTAATTTCTGAAGCTGTTAGAGGTTTTGGAGCTTATCTTAGAAATAAAGATGGTTATCGCTTTATGCCAGATTATGATAAGCGTGCAGAATTAGCTTCGAGAGATATTGTATCTCAAAGTATTGATAACGAATTAAAAAAATCTGGTGATCCTCATGTGTATTTAGATTGTACACATTTAGATATGGATGCTTTTATAAAGCATTTTCCTAATATTTATAATAAGTGTTTAGAACATCATATTGATATTAAATCCGATTGGATTCCTGTAATTCCTGCCTCTCATTATTTATGTGGTGGAATAAAAGTGAACAAAAAAGGGAAGACAACTATTACCAATTTATTTGCTTGTGGAGAATGTTCAAGAACAGGTTTGCATGGCGCTAACAGGTTAGCATCTAATTCCTTATTAGAAGCCTTGGTATATGCACACAACGTATTTAAATACCTTGCTAAACATGATGAATCCATTGTTGATGTAACTATCCCCGATTGGAATGATGAAGGAACAACCATACCAGAAGAGCATATTTTAATTCAGCATAACCTTAAACAATTACAAGCCTTAATGCGTAATTATGTTGGTATTGTAAGAAGTAATAAACGTTTAAAACGTGCCATAAAGCATTTAGATCTAATATATAATGAAGTTGAAGATTTATATAAAGAATCTAAAATAACAACTTCGCTTTGTGAGTTACGAAATATGGTGAATGTAGCACATTTAATTATTAGACAGTCTTTAGATAGAACCGAAAATAAAGGAGGTTATTATAATATTGATAATGTTAAAAAATAAACGAGACTCTTTTTTTAAAAAGAGCCTCGTTATAAAATTATAAATAGGTTAAGTTTTTATTTTCCTAACATTAAAAGTTCGTTGCAAACAACTTCAGTAATGTAGCGTTTGTTACCATCTTTATCATCATAACTACGTGATGTTAATTTCCCTTCAATAGCAACTTCTTTTCCTTTGGTTACATATTTTTCAATAATTTCAGCTGTTTTTCCCCAGGCAACCACATTGTGCCATTGTGTATCTGTGATTTTTTCACCTTTATTATTGGTGTAACTTTCATTAGTTGCAATATTAAATTTTGCTAATGTTTTTCCTGATTCTAGATTGATGATTTCTGGATCGTTTCCTAAGTTACCAATCAACTGTACTTTGTTTCTAAGTGTGTTCATAATATTAAATTTATTGTTTAAACAGTTAATACTATCGAGTTCTTATGTTTCGACATGGCAAAGATGAGACAGCGTCCAAATGGTATTCGGTAAATAAATGTTTAAATTCGTTTGTAAATGTTTGTAGTCGTTTGTAAACGGTTAAAAAAATTGTATATTGTTATCTACAACAAATTCAAAATGAAATTTCATATAGAAACAGAACGACTGATTTTAAGATAATTACGCATAACCGATTTAGACGGGATGTTTGAATTAGATTCTGATCCCGAAGTTCATAAATATTTAGGAAATAAACCTGTTAAACAAATTGAAGAATCTCAAAAAATTTTAGAATCTGTGATTAATCAATATAAAGAAAGGGGTATTGGACGATGGGCAGCCATAGAAAAATCTTCGGGAGATTTTATGGGTTGGTCAGGTATAAAACTTAATACAGAATATAATATGAATGGTTTTACCAAATATTATGATGTAGGTTATAGGCTGATTAAACGTTATTGGGGAAAAGGGTATGCAACCGAGTCTGGAAAGGCTTCTGTAAATTATGCTTTTAATATTTTAAAGCTACCTGAGTTATATGCTACAACCGAAATAAGTAACCAAGCATCGCATCATGCCTTGTTAAAAATTGGATTGAAATATGTAGAAGATTTTTACTTTGAACCAGAGCAATTAACCTTACGTTGGTATAAAATTGAAAACAAATAATTATGGGAAAACAATGTTTAGAATGTGGCGAAAAAATTATTGGCAGAAT
The nucleotide sequence above comes from Flavobacteriaceae bacterium HL-DH10. Encoded proteins:
- the nadB gene encoding L-aspartate oxidase, encoding MTTNYLVIGSGIAGLTFSVKIAEKFPNKNVVIVTKANEDESNTKYAQGGVAVVLDKENDSFKKHIKDTLIAGDGLCNEAVVKMVIKEGPDRLEELMLWGANFDVDASGDFDLGKEGGHSEYRVLHHKDITGFEIERALLKRAHQLPNITILPHHFAIDLVTNHHIKNLESSELSCFGAYVFDQKTGHIFTIKANSTLLASGGIGCVYGHTTNPVIATGDGIAMAYRAKARIKDMEFVQFHPTALYEEKGESSFLISEAVRGFGAYLRNKDGYRFMPDYDKRAELASRDIVSQSIDNELKKSGDPHVYLDCTHLDMDAFIKHFPNIYNKCLEHHIDIKSDWIPVIPASHYLCGGIKVNKKGKTTITNLFACGECSRTGLHGANRLASNSLLEALVYAHNVFKYLAKHDESIVDVTIPDWNDEGTTIPEEHILIQHNLKQLQALMRNYVGIVRSNKRLKRAIKHLDLIYNEVEDLYKESKITTSLCELRNMVNVAHLIIRQSLDRTENKGGYYNIDNVKK
- the ssb gene encoding single-stranded DNA-binding protein, with the protein product MNTLRNKVQLIGNLGNDPEIINLESGKTLAKFNIATNESYTNNKGEKITDTQWHNVVAWGKTAEIIEKYVTKGKEVAIEGKLTSRSYDDKDGNKRYITEVVCNELLMLGK
- a CDS encoding GNAT family N-acetyltransferase; this translates as MTDLDGMFELDSDPEVHKYLGNKPVKQIEESQKILESVINQYKERGIGRWAAIEKSSGDFMGWSGIKLNTEYNMNGFTKYYDVGYRLIKRYWGKGYATESGKASVNYAFNILKLPELYATTEISNQASHHALLKIGLKYVEDFYFEPEQLTLRWYKIENK